The following is a genomic window from Deinococcus arcticus.
GGCCACGCTCTGCGTTCACTTGCTCGACTGCTCCTGGGACTCACTGTTGATGGTGTGCAGGCCTGGCACCACTGGCACCTGGAAGACTGGAACAGTCTTGAAGAAGGATCTGCGCCGCTCACGGTCATGAAGTTCCCGGAACAGCTGTAGACCTCGTCTGGATGCTGTCAGC
Proteins encoded in this region:
- a CDS encoding Imm32 family immunity protein; the protein is MGLSVRAGCRRKGGHALRSLARLLLGLTVDGVQAWHHWHLEDWNSLEEGSAPLTVMKFPEQL